The following are encoded together in the Deinococcus soli (ex Cha et al. 2016) genome:
- the prmC gene encoding peptide chain release factor N(5)-glutamine methyltransferase — protein sequence MVLLRDLLRRGAARLDAAGVPSPEVDARALLLHALGLSPVSLLTRAASEVAPADEARFEALIARRAARVPLQYLLGEVEWGGVRLRCDARALVPRPETEWLLHLTLEALSSLPAPRVLDVGTGTGALALGVKAARSGAQVSATDLSPEALTLARENATLNGLEVTWVQADLLTGVPGPFDLIVSNPPYLPDADREDVQPEVTHDPELALYGGPDGLDLARRLAAQATGVLVPGGRLLLELDPRNAPAFAAELRAQGWTADTAADLTGRERFVVAQWARR from the coding sequence ATTGTGCTGCTGCGTGACCTGCTGCGGCGGGGCGCGGCGCGGCTGGACGCGGCGGGCGTTCCCTCCCCGGAGGTGGACGCCCGCGCGCTGCTGCTGCACGCCCTGGGGCTGTCGCCCGTCTCCCTGCTGACCCGCGCCGCGTCAGAGGTCGCCCCGGCGGACGAGGCGCGGTTCGAGGCGCTGATCGCGCGGCGCGCGGCGCGGGTGCCCCTCCAGTACCTGCTGGGCGAGGTGGAGTGGGGCGGCGTGCGGCTGCGCTGCGACGCCCGCGCGCTGGTCCCCCGCCCGGAGACCGAGTGGCTGCTGCACCTGACCCTGGAGGCCCTCTCATCCCTGCCCGCGCCCCGCGTGCTGGACGTTGGCACCGGGACGGGCGCGCTGGCGCTGGGTGTGAAGGCCGCCCGCAGCGGCGCGCAGGTCAGCGCGACCGACCTCAGCCCGGAGGCCCTGACGCTGGCCCGCGAGAACGCCACCCTGAACGGCCTGGAAGTCACGTGGGTGCAGGCCGACCTGCTCACGGGTGTGCCGGGCCCCTTCGACCTGATCGTCAGCAACCCCCCGTACCTGCCCGACGCGGACCGCGAGGACGTGCAGCCGGAGGTCACCCACGACCCGGAACTGGCGCTGTACGGCGGCCCGGACGGCCTGGACCTCGCGCGGCGGCTGGCCGCGCAGGCGACCGGCGTCCTCGTGCCGGGTGGGCGGCTGCTGCTGGAACTCGACCCGCGCAACGCCCCGGCCTTCGCCGCCGAGCTGCGCGCCCAGGGCTGGACGGCCGACACGGCGGCGGATCTGACGGGACGGGAACGCTTCGTGGTCGCGCAGTGGGCCCGGCGCTGA
- a CDS encoding phytoene desaturase family protein has protein sequence MPDFDVIVMGAGHNALVTAAYAAKAGLRVGVFERRHIVGGAVSTEELVPGYRFDYGGSAHILIRMTPVVRELELTRHGLHYLDVDPMFHASDGETPWFIHRDANRTARELDALFPGQGEAYTKFLDDWTPFARSVADLFNSAPGPLDMGKMVVSSGKGKDWMEQLPRILRPYGDVAREYFTEERVRAPLVWMAAQSGPPPSDPLSAPFLLWHPLYHEGGVARPKGGSGGLTKALKRAIESDGGQVFVNAPVKDILVKDGKAQGVRLENGETYTARAVVSGAHVLTTAGALPDEYVPPAARQVRVGNGFGMILRLALSEKVKYRNHTEPDSRVGLGLLIRNEQQLMKGYGEYLAGEPTSDPPLIAMSFSAVDDSLAPPGGDVLWLWAQYYPYELSSGSWETRTAEARENILNAFEHYAPGTRDTIVGELVQTPQWLETNLGLHRGNVMHLEMSFDQMFSFRPWMKASQYRWPGVQGLYLTGASTHPGGGIMGASGRNAAQVLVKDLTRRRWK, from the coding sequence ATGCCGGATTTCGACGTGATCGTGATGGGCGCGGGCCACAACGCGCTGGTGACCGCCGCGTACGCCGCGAAGGCGGGCCTACGCGTGGGCGTGTTCGAGCGGCGGCACATCGTCGGCGGGGCCGTGAGCACCGAGGAACTCGTGCCGGGGTACCGTTTCGATTACGGCGGGAGCGCGCACATCCTGATCCGCATGACGCCCGTGGTGCGCGAACTGGAACTCACCCGGCACGGCCTGCATTACCTGGACGTGGACCCGATGTTCCACGCGTCGGACGGGGAGACGCCGTGGTTCATCCACCGCGACGCGAACCGCACCGCGCGGGAGCTCGACGCCCTGTTTCCCGGTCAGGGCGAGGCGTACACGAAATTCCTGGACGACTGGACGCCGTTCGCGCGCTCCGTGGCGGACCTGTTCAACTCCGCGCCGGGGCCACTGGACATGGGGAAGATGGTCGTGTCCAGCGGGAAGGGCAAGGACTGGATGGAGCAGCTGCCCCGCATCCTGCGCCCGTACGGGGACGTGGCGCGGGAGTACTTCACCGAGGAGCGGGTGCGCGCCCCGCTGGTGTGGATGGCCGCGCAGAGCGGACCGCCCCCCAGCGATCCCCTGAGCGCGCCTTTTCTGCTGTGGCACCCGCTGTACCACGAGGGCGGCGTGGCGCGGCCCAAGGGCGGCAGCGGCGGCCTGACGAAAGCCCTGAAGCGCGCCATCGAATCCGACGGCGGGCAGGTGTTCGTGAACGCGCCCGTGAAGGACATCCTCGTCAAGGACGGGAAGGCGCAGGGCGTCCGACTGGAGAATGGCGAGACGTACACCGCGCGGGCCGTCGTGTCCGGCGCGCACGTCCTCACCACGGCGGGCGCGCTGCCCGACGAGTACGTCCCGCCCGCCGCGCGGCAGGTGCGGGTCGGGAACGGCTTCGGGATGATCCTCCGCCTCGCCCTGAGCGAGAAGGTCAAGTACCGCAACCACACCGAACCCGACAGCCGCGTCGGCCTGGGCCTCCTGATCAGGAACGAGCAGCAGCTCATGAAGGGGTACGGCGAGTACCTCGCGGGCGAACCCACCAGTGACCCGCCACTGATCGCCATGAGCTTCAGCGCCGTGGACGACTCCCTGGCCCCTCCGGGCGGGGACGTGCTGTGGCTGTGGGCGCAGTACTACCCCTACGAACTCAGCAGCGGCTCCTGGGAAACCCGCACCGCCGAGGCGCGCGAGAACATCCTCAACGCCTTCGAGCACTACGCGCCCGGCACCCGCGACACCATCGTCGGGGAACTCGTCCAGACCCCGCAGTGGCTGGAGACGAACCTCGGCCTGCACCGCGGGAACGTCATGCACCTCGAGATGAGCTTCGATCAGATGTTCTCCTTCCGCCCGTGGATGAAAGCCAGCCAGTACCGCTGGCCCGGCGTGCAGGGCCTCTACCTCACGGGGGCCAGCACCCACCCCGGCGGCGGCATCATGGGCGCGTCCGGCCGCAACGCCGCGCAGGTTCTCGTGAAAGATCTGACGCGCCGGCGGTGGAAGTAG
- a CDS encoding low molecular weight protein-tyrosine-phosphatase has translation MTDSKPLRVLALCLGNICRSPLAEALLRRELEAAGVPAVVDSAGTGAWHVGELADPRSREVAARHGLTLDGRARQLDAADYYEQDVILAMDASNLHDARRLGPPNAEARLTLMRAFDPLAPGADVPDPYYGGADGFTQMYEMLERSAREFARRAAAGALGG, from the coding sequence ATGACTGACTCGAAGCCGCTGCGGGTGCTGGCGCTGTGCCTGGGGAACATCTGCCGCAGTCCGCTGGCCGAGGCGCTGCTGCGCCGTGAACTGGAGGCGGCGGGCGTGCCGGCGGTCGTGGACAGCGCCGGGACGGGCGCGTGGCACGTCGGGGAACTGGCGGACCCGCGCAGCCGGGAGGTCGCGGCCCGCCACGGCCTGACCCTGGACGGCCGGGCGCGGCAGCTGGACGCGGCAGATTATTACGAGCAGGACGTGATCCTGGCGATGGACGCCTCGAACCTGCACGACGCGCGCCGCCTGGGTCCACCGAACGCGGAGGCGCGCCTGACGCTGATGCGGGCGTTCGATCCGCTCGCGCCGGGCGCGGACGTGCCGGACCCGTACTACGGCGGCGCGGACGGCTTCACGCAGATGTACGAGATGCTGGAACGCAGCGCGCGGGAGTTCGCGCGGCGGGCGGCGGCGGGGGCACTGGGGGGGTAA
- a CDS encoding carotenoid biosynthesis protein encodes MSFSPTVWRAGLGFAALGVAFLGALLVLADLAAGWALIGLGLPLSGVLALAGDALGRDFAGVLAARFAGLLAVTRPWMWFVALYVALKIPVPLWPEGFPVLGLASTGALFVAALLFVWERENAWKAGVMALVAFVLGLGVEVLGSRTGIPFGLYSYATAPGPLLLGVPLIVPLGWFALTLTATSLSGGRPWLAGFLMLLWDVGLEPLMTAQRYWLWSDPLPLWAGAPVQNFLGWWGVGWLISWVFTGLAPRLFGLRREEWAWALPWQARDFPTHRGPSLSLLPGRAARGADFRVVYPIEAFFLPGGLVLVGRFAEAGVTLAAMLGGLWLARRVTRFDRP; translated from the coding sequence GTGAGCTTCTCCCCCACCGTGTGGCGCGCTGGGCTGGGCTTCGCGGCGCTGGGTGTGGCGTTCCTGGGGGCGCTGCTGGTCCTGGCGGATCTGGCGGCGGGCTGGGCGCTGATTGGGCTGGGGCTGCCGCTGTCGGGCGTGCTGGCGCTGGCGGGGGACGCGCTGGGCCGCGACTTCGCGGGGGTGCTGGCGGCGCGGTTCGCGGGGCTGCTGGCGGTGACGCGCCCGTGGATGTGGTTCGTGGCGTTGTACGTGGCGCTGAAGATTCCGGTGCCGCTGTGGCCGGAGGGCTTCCCCGTGCTGGGGCTGGCGAGTACGGGCGCGCTGTTCGTGGCAGCGCTGCTGTTCGTGTGGGAGCGGGAGAACGCCTGGAAGGCGGGTGTCATGGCGCTGGTGGCGTTCGTGCTGGGCCTGGGCGTGGAGGTGCTGGGGAGCCGCACCGGGATTCCGTTCGGGCTGTACTCGTACGCGACCGCGCCGGGGCCGCTGCTGCTGGGCGTGCCGCTGATCGTGCCGCTGGGCTGGTTCGCGCTGACGCTGACCGCCACGAGCCTGTCGGGCGGGCGGCCCTGGCTGGCGGGGTTCCTGATGCTGCTGTGGGACGTGGGCCTGGAGCCGCTGATGACCGCGCAGCGTTACTGGCTCTGGAGTGATCCGCTGCCGCTGTGGGCGGGCGCGCCGGTGCAGAACTTCCTGGGCTGGTGGGGGGTGGGGTGGCTGATCTCGTGGGTGTTCACGGGCCTCGCCCCGCGCCTGTTCGGGCTGCGGCGGGAGGAGTGGGCGTGGGCGCTGCCGTGGCAGGCGCGGGACTTCCCGACCCACCGGGGGCCGAGCCTGAGTCTGCTGCCGGGCCGCGCGGCGCGGGGCGCGGATTTCCGCGTGGTGTACCCCATCGAGGCGTTCTTCCTGCCGGGCGGGCTGGTGCTGGTGGGCCGGTTCGCAGAGGCCGGGGTGACGCTGGCGGCGATGCTGGGGGGCCTGTGGCTGGCGCGGCGGGTGACGCGCTTTGACCGCCCCTGA
- a CDS encoding cytochrome P450, giving the protein MRALSTLPEPPTRPGNGHLQDWALRPLPLIEEGAARARAAGGDVFRLRLGLPAVVGVGAAWNRAVLTDLGTFRSAGSLSRIVPYLSGGVILSDAPGHAGRRSLMNPGFGRAHLLALQARTRAALPSVPGGAFDALAWADGAVLRLLNAAYFSGEFDEGLLHAFLAPLRRPFPVPAVPRPLLFARVDAEVRRLAHARLREHGHDDLLAVLAPLPGGLEEVRVSLAAAHDTTTHALAYAIWFLARHPQWHAPTRHAAVLKEVLRLYPPGWMGSRRLSRDLIWGGVRLPRGALALYSPYLSGRDPAVWDRPDEFDPGRWAGKPPAWAYLPFGGGERLCLGMHLAQLLIHDALAALPPLHAVRGDATPLPGLTLGPRGPLIVTAAGDARSVAPGPR; this is encoded by the coding sequence ATTCGGGCTCTGAGCACGCTGCCCGAACCGCCGACCCGTCCGGGGAACGGGCACCTGCAGGACTGGGCGCTGCGGCCGCTGCCGCTGATCGAGGAGGGCGCGGCGCGGGCGCGCGCGGCGGGTGGGGACGTGTTCCGGTTGCGGCTGGGCCTCCCGGCGGTGGTGGGGGTGGGGGCAGCGTGGAACCGGGCCGTGCTGACGGACCTGGGCACGTTCCGCAGTGCGGGGAGCCTGTCGCGGATCGTGCCGTACCTGTCGGGCGGGGTGATCCTGTCGGACGCGCCGGGGCACGCGGGGCGGCGTTCGCTGATGAATCCGGGCTTCGGGCGGGCGCACCTGCTGGCCTTGCAGGCGCGGACGCGGGCAGCCCTGCCGAGCGTGCCGGGCGGGGCGTTCGATGCGCTGGCCTGGGCGGACGGCGCGGTGCTGCGGCTGCTGAACGCCGCGTATTTCAGTGGGGAGTTCGATGAGGGCCTGCTGCACGCGTTCCTGGCGCCGCTGCGCCGACCGTTTCCGGTTCCGGCGGTGCCGCGTCCGCTGCTGTTCGCACGGGTGGACGCGGAGGTGCGCCGCCTCGCGCACGCCCGGCTCCGGGAGCACGGGCACGACGACCTGCTGGCGGTGCTGGCCCCCCTGCCGGGCGGGCTGGAGGAGGTGCGGGTGTCGCTGGCCGCCGCGCACGATACGACCACGCACGCGCTGGCGTACGCGATCTGGTTCCTGGCGCGGCACCCGCAGTGGCACGCGCCCACGCGCCACGCGGCGGTGCTGAAGGAGGTGTTGCGCCTGTACCCGCCGGGCTGGATGGGCAGCCGCCGCCTGAGCCGCGACCTGATCTGGGGGGGTGTGCGGCTGCCGCGCGGGGCGCTGGCACTGTACTCCCCGTACCTGTCCGGGCGGGACCCGGCGGTGTGGGACCGTCCCGACGAGTTCGATCCGGGCCGCTGGGCGGGCAAACCCCCGGCGTGGGCGTACCTGCCGTTCGGCGGTGGGGAGCGGCTGTGCCTGGGCATGCACCTCGCGCAGCTGCTCATTCACGACGCGCTGGCGGCGCTACCGCCTCTGCACGCGGTGCGGGGCGACGCGACGCCGCTGCCGGGATTGACCCTCGGGCCGCGTGGGCCGCTGATCGTGACCGCTGCGGGTGATGCCCGGTCAGTGGCCCCCGGTCCGCGTTAA
- a CDS encoding protein jag, protein MDNRTNLDDYLAGLGISDADESELPPPAPDAAPSAPTLEAAPEDPRAALERFLQGLVTRIDPDLSVTVREAEDALEAEITGEHAARLAGRDGRTLGAIEVLAYTVLAKQEGRGHLRVRVDVGGFRKRQADTLTKLAERLAVQVAKSGEPHELQPMPPAERRVIHIALKEHPDVMSESVGEGAARRLIIRPRHG, encoded by the coding sequence ATGGATAACCGCACGAACCTGGACGACTACCTCGCGGGGCTGGGCATCAGCGACGCGGACGAGAGCGAGCTGCCGCCGCCCGCTCCCGACGCGGCCCCCAGCGCCCCCACGCTGGAAGCCGCGCCGGAAGACCCTCGCGCGGCGCTGGAACGCTTCCTGCAGGGCCTCGTGACCCGCATCGACCCGGACCTGTCCGTGACGGTCCGCGAAGCCGAGGACGCCCTGGAAGCCGAGATCACCGGTGAGCACGCCGCGCGCCTCGCCGGGCGTGACGGCCGCACGCTGGGCGCCATTGAGGTGCTGGCGTACACGGTCCTCGCCAAGCAGGAGGGCCGCGGGCACCTGCGCGTCCGCGTGGACGTCGGCGGCTTCCGCAAGCGGCAGGCCGACACCCTGACGAAACTCGCCGAGCGGCTCGCGGTGCAGGTCGCCAAGAGCGGCGAACCGCACGAGCTGCAGCCCATGCCGCCCGCCGAACGCCGCGTGATCCACATCGCGCTGAAGGAGCACCCGGACGTCATGAGCGAGTCCGTGGGCGAGGGCGCCGCCCGCCGCCTGATCATCCGACCCCGGCACGGGTGA
- a CDS encoding phytoene desaturase family protein, with amino-acid sequence MRRTPQHVAVIGAGFAGLAAALRLARAGARVTVLDALDGPGGKAALGLTEFSSGPTVVTMPQVFRALHARLDLPAPELSAARPTTTYHAPGGRLFAPEALHVAGSLEPTLAQLSRAEGRRYAALLASSRRMYLDAQDTFLFAPPPGPARLARYALTRGRRAAPLSPLHRFVRSGPFLTPFWLRFATYLGADPYRAPAVLHNIAWVELGYGVWHLRGGLLDLARTLHAQAEALGVRFEFGTRVTSLSAHGGLILGAHTSQGAFAADAWVSAADRALTLSWLGSAEKPTPRGVSGFALQLQLSEDQGQAHHIFWPAEYAREWRDIRAGRLPRDPTLYLHLDGTRAFLLVNAPPDPGVTDRPEEYGAWLLARVQERLRDTLGGPLPVADWRALSPAEYARTAKGGALYGRAPHGLTGSLRPGWQLPHARNLVQVGGTVHPGGGVPLSVLSGWNGAGQLLGLTFDDLDGRQVPQGTEVWPFGL; translated from the coding sequence GTGAGACGCACGCCGCAGCATGTCGCGGTGATCGGCGCGGGCTTCGCGGGGTTGGCGGCGGCGCTGCGGCTGGCGCGGGCGGGCGCGCGGGTGACGGTGCTGGACGCCCTGGACGGCCCCGGCGGGAAGGCGGCGCTGGGCCTGACAGAGTTCTCCAGCGGGCCGACCGTGGTGACGATGCCGCAGGTGTTCCGCGCGCTGCACGCCCGCCTGGACCTGCCCGCGCCGGAGCTGAGCGCGGCGCGGCCCACCACGACGTACCACGCGCCGGGCGGGCGGCTGTTCGCACCTGAGGCGCTGCATGTGGCGGGCAGCCTGGAGCCGACGCTGGCGCAGCTCTCCCGCGCCGAGGGGCGGCGGTACGCGGCGCTGCTCGCGTCGTCCCGGCGGATGTACCTGGACGCGCAGGACACGTTCCTGTTCGCGCCGCCGCCCGGCCCGGCCCGGCTGGCGCGCTACGCGCTGACCCGGGGGCGGCGGGCCGCGCCGCTATCCCCCCTGCACCGATTCGTGCGGTCCGGGCCGTTCCTGACGCCGTTCTGGCTGCGGTTCGCCACGTACCTGGGCGCCGACCCGTACCGCGCGCCCGCCGTGCTGCACAACATCGCGTGGGTGGAACTCGGGTACGGCGTGTGGCACCTGCGCGGCGGCCTGCTGGATCTGGCCCGCACCCTGCACGCGCAGGCCGAGGCGCTGGGCGTGCGCTTCGAATTCGGCACGCGCGTCACCAGCCTCAGCGCGCACGGGGGCCTGATCCTGGGCGCACACACCAGTCAGGGCGCGTTCGCGGCCGACGCCTGGGTCAGCGCCGCCGACCGGGCGTTGACCCTCTCCTGGCTGGGCAGTGCGGAGAAACCCACCCCGCGCGGCGTGAGCGGCTTCGCGCTGCAACTCCAGCTCTCGGAGGACCAGGGGCAGGCGCACCACATCTTCTGGCCCGCCGAGTACGCCCGCGAGTGGCGCGACATCCGCGCCGGACGCCTTCCGCGCGACCCGACGCTGTACCTGCACCTGGACGGCACGCGGGCGTTCCTGCTCGTGAACGCCCCGCCCGACCCCGGCGTCACCGACCGCCCCGAGGAGTACGGCGCGTGGCTCCTGGCACGGGTGCAGGAGCGGCTGCGGGACACGCTGGGCGGCCCGCTGCCCGTCGCGGACTGGCGGGCCCTGTCCCCGGCGGAGTACGCCCGCACCGCGAAGGGCGGCGCGCTGTACGGCCGCGCCCCGCACGGCCTGACCGGCAGCCTCCGCCCCGGCTGGCAGCTGCCGCACGCACGGAACCTGGTGCAGGTGGGCGGCACGGTGCATCCCGGCGGCGGGGTACCCCTGAGCGTCCTGAGCGGCTGGAACGGCGCCGGGCAGCTGCTGGGCCTGACCTTCGACGACCTGGACGGCCGTCAGGTGCCGCAGGGAACGGAGGTGTGGCCATTCGGGCTCTGA
- a CDS encoding glycosyltransferase, with amino-acid sequence MLGKALTLAVNAVTFPRLRPAPVPPGGPRVSILIPARNEAANLPVTLPGVLAQGAHEVLVLDDRSDDGTGDVARHLGARVIPGAARPDGWHGKPWACQQLLRAASGDVLIFTDADVTWHPGALGGLLRELHASGADLLSVQPRQSNVTPGERLLTPLVDAAVLSYFPFPLLRMTPPHPLATIANGQVMAYRRAALTRVGGYAAVRDQVLEDTVMARKLGQLGLRVSTVMGQGCIGVRMYRSYPDSVAGFGKNALPIHLNSRAFMLASVALHVAGHTLPWLLPLPNRNALRAASLLERLAVNLIAGRRTPADLAEGLLGPVTPLLALPVMARALRRRVSWKGREYRQ; translated from the coding sequence CTGCTCGGCAAGGCACTGACGCTGGCGGTGAACGCCGTGACCTTCCCGCGCCTGCGCCCGGCCCCCGTGCCGCCGGGGGGGCCGCGCGTGTCCATCCTGATTCCCGCGCGGAACGAGGCGGCGAACCTCCCCGTCACGCTGCCCGGTGTGCTCGCGCAGGGCGCGCACGAGGTCCTCGTGCTGGACGACCGCAGCGACGACGGCACGGGCGACGTCGCCCGCCATCTGGGCGCGCGCGTCATTCCCGGCGCGGCGCGGCCGGACGGCTGGCACGGCAAGCCGTGGGCGTGCCAGCAGCTGCTGCGGGCCGCGAGCGGCGACGTCCTGATCTTCACGGACGCGGACGTCACGTGGCATCCGGGCGCGCTGGGCGGCCTGCTGCGCGAACTGCACGCGTCGGGCGCGGACCTGCTGAGCGTGCAGCCGCGCCAGTCGAACGTCACGCCCGGCGAGCGGCTGCTCACGCCCCTCGTGGACGCGGCCGTGCTGTCGTACTTCCCGTTCCCGCTGCTGCGCATGACCCCGCCGCACCCGCTGGCGACCATCGCGAACGGGCAGGTCATGGCGTACCGCCGCGCCGCGCTGACCCGCGTGGGCGGGTACGCCGCCGTGCGGGATCAGGTGCTGGAGGACACCGTCATGGCGCGCAAGTTGGGTCAGCTGGGCCTGCGGGTCTCCACCGTGATGGGTCAGGGGTGCATCGGCGTGCGGATGTACCGCTCGTACCCGGACTCCGTGGCGGGCTTCGGGAAGAACGCGCTGCCCATCCACCTGAACTCGCGGGCGTTCATGCTGGCCAGCGTGGCGCTGCACGTCGCGGGGCACACGCTGCCGTGGCTGCTGCCCCTGCCGAACCGCAATGCGCTGCGCGCCGCGAGCCTGCTGGAACGGCTGGCCGTGAACCTCATCGCGGGCCGCCGCACGCCCGCCGATCTGGCCGAGGGGCTGCTGGGGCCGGTCACGCCGCTGCTGGCCCTGCCGGTCATGGCGCGCGCCCTGCGCCGCCGCGTGAGCTGGAAGGGCCGCGAGTACCGGCAATGA
- a CDS encoding DUF418 domain-containing protein: MTAPEPAPVLPPDLAPPAPERALDTGPVRDRAPLPDVLRGVALLGILIVNMQDFAGFLEWQQRGLDRAAQVVTDTLANGRFISIFAMLFGWGAAGILARRGVGVFLRRHAALLAVGALHYVLVWHGDIISNYATLALALLLVAHLSARALLGAAGVLGAWWLGLALLDAAATASRTGPRFAFLPDLLPTYGANVQERAAEFWPLLLQGNLFNGPWLVALFCLGAAAGKAGLLTRPEEHRPLLRRLAVGGLGVGLPLGALLAYLNTRADYAAGTLALPVRMAGGLAGALGYVGVLGLLAASGRLGAWRIFAASGRMAMTNYLTQSVIMTLIFYPYGLHQGFGWVSGAPAAGTGEAFPYSGEFAAWGAAQTLALALLVGLAQLPLSAWWLSRFGRGPVEALVRRVAYGPAARQNRGHD; this comes from the coding sequence ATGACCGCGCCCGAGCCTGCCCCTGTCCTGCCGCCCGATCTGGCTCCGCCCGCCCCGGAGCGGGCCCTGGACACCGGGCCGGTGCGAGACCGGGCACCCCTGCCGGACGTGCTGCGCGGCGTGGCGCTGCTGGGCATCCTGATCGTGAACATGCAGGACTTCGCGGGGTTCTTGGAGTGGCAGCAGCGCGGCCTGGACCGCGCGGCGCAGGTCGTCACGGACACCCTAGCGAACGGGCGGTTCATCTCGATCTTCGCCATGCTGTTCGGGTGGGGCGCGGCGGGCATCCTGGCGCGGCGGGGGGTGGGGGTGTTCCTGCGGCGGCACGCGGCGCTGCTGGCGGTGGGGGCGCTGCATTACGTGCTGGTGTGGCACGGGGACATCATCAGCAACTACGCGACGCTGGCGCTGGCGCTGCTGCTGGTCGCGCACCTGTCGGCGCGGGCGCTGCTGGGCGCAGCCGGCGTGCTGGGCGCGTGGTGGCTGGGGCTGGCGCTGCTGGACGCCGCCGCGACTGCCAGCCGCACCGGGCCGCGCTTCGCCTTCCTGCCGGACCTGCTGCCCACGTACGGGGCGAACGTGCAGGAGCGGGCCGCCGAGTTCTGGCCGCTGCTCTTGCAGGGCAACCTGTTCAACGGCCCGTGGCTGGTGGCGCTGTTCTGCCTGGGTGCCGCCGCCGGGAAGGCCGGGCTGCTGACCCGCCCGGAGGAGCACCGGCCCCTGTTGCGGCGGCTGGCGGTGGGGGGGCTGGGTGTGGGGTTGCCGCTGGGCGCGCTGCTGGCGTACCTGAACACCCGGGCCGATTATGCGGCGGGCACGCTGGCACTGCCGGTGCGCATGGCGGGCGGACTGGCGGGCGCGCTGGGGTACGTGGGCGTGCTGGGGCTGCTGGCCGCGTCGGGTCGGCTGGGCGCGTGGCGCATCTTTGCGGCGAGCGGGCGAATGGCCATGACGAACTACCTCACGCAGAGCGTGATCATGACGCTGATCTTCTACCCGTACGGGCTGCACCAGGGGTTCGGCTGGGTGTCGGGCGCCCCGGCGGCCGGGACGGGCGAGGCGTTCCCGTACAGCGGTGAGTTCGCGGCGTGGGGCGCGGCGCAGACGCTAGCACTGGCGCTGCTCGTGGGGCTGGCGCAGCTGCCGCTGAGCGCGTGGTGGCTCTCGCGCTTCGGGCGGGGGCCGGTGGAGGCACTGGTGCGCCGGGTGGCGTACGGGCCTGCGGCCCGGCAGAATCGTGGGCATGACTGA
- a CDS encoding lysophospholipid acyltransferase family protein, translated as MTAPDSTARHAWATGLLSLSIRRSVRGGLGGVWVRGPLPGGGAVLAPNHHSWWDGYVLREVALACGQPFSVLMTGRQLARFPFLRRVGALRADEVRAGVRRARTGWLVIFPEGELHPAGPLRGVQPGAAWIARHAGVPLVPVALRVVLRGAQFPEGYVRVGPPVAAADLPGALAALLAELDADLLGSDPEAPLAGYLRLVPGRASRSDRVDWPSRLLAWLTGDRA; from the coding sequence TTGACCGCCCCTGACAGCACGGCGCGGCACGCCTGGGCGACCGGGCTGCTGTCCCTGAGCATCCGCCGCAGCGTGCGCGGCGGGCTGGGCGGCGTGTGGGTGCGCGGCCCGCTGCCCGGCGGCGGGGCGGTACTGGCCCCGAACCATCACAGCTGGTGGGACGGGTACGTGCTGCGCGAGGTGGCCCTGGCGTGCGGGCAGCCGTTCAGCGTGCTGATGACGGGGCGGCAGCTGGCCCGCTTTCCGTTCCTGCGGCGGGTGGGGGCGCTGCGCGCGGACGAGGTGCGGGCCGGGGTGCGCCGCGCCCGCACGGGCTGGCTGGTGATCTTCCCGGAGGGCGAACTGCACCCGGCGGGGCCGCTGCGGGGCGTGCAGCCGGGCGCGGCGTGGATCGCGCGGCATGCCGGGGTGCCGCTGGTGCCGGTGGCGCTGCGGGTGGTGCTGCGCGGCGCGCAGTTCCCGGAAGGCTACGTGCGCGTCGGGCCGCCGGTCGCCGCCGCGGACCTGCCGGGTGCCCTGGCGGCGCTGCTGGCCGAACTGGACGCCGACCTGCTGGGCAGCGACCCGGAGGCCCCATTGGCCGGGTACCTGCGGCTGGTGCCGGGCCGCGCGAGCCGCTCGGACCGGGTGGACTGGCCGTCGCGGCTGCTGGCGTGGCTGACCGGGGACCGCGCGTGA
- a CDS encoding NUDIX domain-containing protein, whose product MSHEGWLLRTLRAWRSPALRRRMGAGIAVVDGGDVLLIRRSDTGRWDVPGGGADARESPEDTARRELREETGLTVGALRVLGVFPHRYTYPDGKVVAWETHVFTADFSGGEPRASDDAAQVRWWPLAALPDDVSEATRAYFAALQAAQA is encoded by the coding sequence ATGAGCCACGAGGGCTGGCTGCTGAGGACGCTCCGGGCGTGGCGATCACCGGCGCTCCGGCGCCGCATGGGGGCGGGCATCGCCGTCGTGGACGGCGGGGACGTCCTGCTCATCCGGCGGAGCGACACCGGGCGGTGGGACGTGCCGGGTGGCGGGGCGGACGCCAGGGAGTCGCCGGAGGACACGGCGCGGCGGGAACTGCGGGAGGAGACGGGCCTGACCGTGGGGGCACTGCGGGTCCTGGGCGTGTTCCCGCACCGGTACACGTACCCGGACGGGAAGGTGGTGGCGTGGGAGACGCACGTGTTCACGGCCGACTTTTCAGGTGGGGAGCCGCGCGCCTCGGATGACGCGGCACAGGTGCGCTGGTGGCCCCTGGCGGCCCTGCCGGATGACGTGTCAGAGGCGACCCGCGCGTACTTCGCGGCCCTACAGGCGGCGCAGGCGTGA